A portion of the Luxibacter massiliensis genome contains these proteins:
- a CDS encoding ABC transporter ATP-binding protein — translation MLEVKNVSYAYKTKKDKMILKNVSAAFRKSVFYAIMGPSGAGKTTLLSLLAGLDTAGRGAVLFNGEDITKKGLNDYRKHTVSLVFQNYNLIDYLTVVENVKLGGSVNAEKLLEEVGIGREYRKRNVLQLSGGQQQRVAIARALASNAHVLLADEPTGNLDETTADEIITLLKKTAHEHGKCVIVVTHSKRLAQEADEIIEIKEGILHYRQQ, via the coding sequence ATGTTAGAAGTAAAGAATGTGAGCTATGCTTACAAAACGAAAAAAGATAAGATGATTTTGAAAAATGTATCAGCTGCTTTCAGGAAAAGTGTCTTTTATGCAATTATGGGCCCCAGCGGCGCAGGAAAAACAACGCTGTTATCTCTCCTAGCTGGCCTAGATACAGCGGGAAGGGGCGCTGTCCTTTTCAATGGCGAGGATATCACGAAAAAAGGATTGAATGACTATAGAAAGCATACTGTCTCGCTGGTATTTCAAAATTATAATCTAATTGATTATTTAACGGTGGTTGAGAATGTTAAATTAGGTGGAAGTGTAAATGCAGAAAAACTACTAGAAGAAGTGGGGATTGGCAGGGAATATAGGAAAAGGAATGTGCTTCAGTTATCCGGCGGACAGCAACAACGTGTAGCCATTGCAAGGGCCTTGGCAAGTAACGCTCATGTGCTTTTGGCTGATGAACCGACAGGAAATCTTGACGAAACGACTGCTGATGAAATCATTACTTTACTGAAAAAAACTGCCCATGAGCATGGAAAGTGCGTCATTGTTGTTACTCACAGCAAACGGCTGGCACAAGAAGCTGATGAAATAATAGAAATAAAGGAGGGGATATTACATTACCGTCAACAATAA
- a CDS encoding ABC transporter permease, with the protein MNFLGLARRSVLRKPIKSILLLMIVFVISTLLLAGMAGKNASIQVQDKARQAIGAGFLLEKNDVYRSKRIEELSKKIGEREGALNGYFQKKMVINGEETWQCWTTNEFETLDIRDIEKLSKTKGVADYNVTTAATAVNPVNFKRIEEKDVDQSADVGGVCMIGNKDMKLDGNVLSGNLHIKEGRMIRPDDKDMCVISEELAKENNLKTGDKISFNDYHDTENSNILEAEVVGIYQVDQKMSPFMQGDTYRSENVIFTDLDFPEKVEGETSPLYERAYFKVEDVDTYDEVKESLQNTDINWEQYDLIDNNGNSETMSSNFNDLAKVSEILMLVIFIAGFIILVLVFLFWLKNRVQEVGIFLSLGIGKFRIIGQIWSEAVMLAVISLMLSFAAAPFVSKVTADYLVSQQARQVQEKEEKNGDKISTEYAPPKQDVQSICVKVTPGMYLFDGASVMLLITASVLVSSIVILKRNPKDILTELS; encoded by the coding sequence ATGAACTTTTTAGGACTGGCAAGGCGTTCAGTTTTGAGAAAGCCAATAAAGAGTATTCTTTTACTCATGATTGTGTTTGTTATCAGTACCTTACTTTTAGCCGGCATGGCTGGTAAAAATGCCAGTATTCAAGTGCAGGATAAAGCAAGGCAGGCAATCGGGGCAGGATTTCTTTTGGAAAAAAATGATGTATATAGAAGTAAACGTATTGAAGAATTATCTAAAAAAATTGGTGAAAGAGAGGGGGCACTCAATGGCTACTTCCAAAAGAAAATGGTGATTAATGGTGAAGAAACATGGCAATGCTGGACAACAAATGAATTTGAAACCTTAGATATAAGGGATATTGAAAAGTTGTCAAAAACAAAAGGAGTGGCTGATTATAATGTCACAACGGCGGCAACAGCCGTAAACCCTGTGAATTTCAAAAGAATTGAAGAGAAAGATGTAGACCAGAGTGCAGATGTTGGCGGTGTATGCATGATTGGAAACAAAGATATGAAACTGGATGGAAATGTTCTATCTGGAAACCTGCATATCAAAGAGGGACGAATGATAAGGCCAGACGATAAAGATATGTGCGTGATTTCAGAAGAGCTTGCAAAGGAAAACAATCTGAAAACCGGTGATAAGATTTCTTTTAATGATTATCACGATACTGAAAATTCAAACATTTTAGAAGCCGAGGTTGTCGGAATTTACCAAGTGGATCAAAAGATGTCCCCTTTTATGCAAGGGGATACGTACCGATCAGAAAATGTGATATTTACAGATTTGGATTTTCCAGAAAAAGTGGAAGGTGAGACAAGTCCCTTATATGAGAGAGCATATTTCAAAGTTGAAGATGTAGATACCTATGATGAAGTAAAAGAAAGCCTGCAAAATACGGATATCAATTGGGAACAGTATGATTTGATTGACAATAACGGAAATTCTGAAACTATGTCCTCGAATTTTAATGATTTGGCAAAAGTTAGTGAAATACTGATGCTGGTAATTTTCATTGCAGGTTTCATTATTCTTGTTTTAGTATTTTTATTCTGGCTGAAAAACCGTGTGCAGGAAGTAGGTATTTTCTTATCCCTTGGTATCGGGAAATTTAGAATCATCGGGCAGATTTGGAGTGAAGCGGTAATGCTTGCTGTTATTTCTCTTATGCTCTCCTTTGCAGCCGCTCCCTTTGTTTCCAAAGTAACTGCAGATTATCTGGTATCACAGCAGGCCCGGCAGGTGCAGGAGAAAGAAGAAAAGAATGGGGATAAAATATCTACAGAATATGCCCCGCCGAAGCAGGACGTACAGAGTATCTGTGTAAAGGTGACTCCGGGAATGTATTTATTTGATGGGGCAAGTGTTATGTTGCTGATAACGGCTTCAGTTCTGGTTTCGTCTATTGTAATACTAAAGAGAAACCCAAAAGATATTTTAACAGAATTGAGTTAG
- a CDS encoding ABC transporter permease, whose translation MKPHQLAFKNLYRKKGKTILLWIVLILVNSMILVTNMILRTTNESLQTMQEKTNSKIVAEITSKDKKITDSQVHTIETLEDVSAINRIGRQEAFPANFVPVTSSTSAGEDNLKIALLSYDDLEQDSPFSEMQYRLSSGNYIRQGEKGAVIHTSLADQNGLKIGNSIELSTKDETMVSVEITGIFKSAGNAEKEQPAETTAVNRIENQIFIDNDTYKELVKGTGFDKLSIYSKRPESLDVLETSLQKIFGDDIALSTSDTLYQQMSAPLEQISRAAYLVLILTLIAGTAVVSLLLCMWMGTRQKEMAVFMSLGKKKIEIFTQFLLEAGSVFAFSVLGTAVIGKLFSGILQNSISSSEAAEVNLEVALQLQDIGVLFLLGAVVILTALCCSVIPLLRANPKDILVKMEG comes from the coding sequence ATGAAGCCTCATCAACTTGCTTTTAAAAATCTATATAGAAAAAAGGGAAAGACCATTTTGCTATGGATTGTCCTGATACTTGTAAACAGTATGATTTTAGTCACAAATATGATTTTAAGAACAACAAATGAATCTCTACAAACTATGCAGGAAAAAACAAATTCTAAAATTGTGGCTGAAATTACAAGTAAAGATAAAAAAATAACCGACAGCCAGGTACATACAATTGAAACATTGGAAGATGTTTCAGCTATAAACCGTATAGGCAGGCAAGAAGCATTTCCTGCAAACTTTGTTCCTGTTACTTCCAGTACTTCTGCCGGCGAAGATAATTTGAAAATTGCGCTGCTTTCCTATGATGATTTGGAACAGGACAGTCCTTTTTCAGAAATGCAGTACCGGTTATCTTCTGGCAATTATATCAGACAAGGGGAAAAAGGCGCTGTTATCCATACTAGCCTTGCAGATCAGAACGGACTAAAAATAGGAAATTCGATTGAATTAAGCACAAAAGATGAAACCATGGTGTCAGTAGAGATAACTGGAATTTTTAAATCTGCAGGAAATGCCGAAAAAGAGCAGCCAGCCGAAACTACGGCGGTTAATCGAATAGAAAATCAAATCTTTATTGATAACGATACCTATAAAGAACTGGTAAAAGGAACTGGGTTTGATAAACTGAGCATTTACTCAAAAAGACCGGAAAGCCTGGATGTGTTGGAAACGAGCCTGCAAAAAATATTCGGAGATGACATTGCACTTAGCACGTCTGATACACTTTATCAGCAGATGTCCGCTCCTTTGGAGCAGATCAGCAGAGCTGCATATCTTGTGCTGATACTTACTTTAATAGCCGGCACGGCTGTTGTTTCTTTATTATTGTGTATGTGGATGGGGACAAGACAAAAAGAGATGGCAGTCTTTATGAGCCTCGGAAAGAAAAAAATAGAGATTTTTACGCAGTTCTTGTTAGAAGCAGGCAGCGTATTTGCGTTTTCTGTTTTAGGAACAGCAGTAATTGGAAAGCTGTTTTCTGGTATTTTGCAAAACAGTATTAGCAGTTCTGAAGCGGCAGAAGTAAACCTTGAGGTGGCTTTACAATTACAAGATATTGGAGTTTTGTTTCTTTTAGGCGCTGTGGTTATTTTGACAGCACTGTGCTGCTCTGTTATTCCGTTATTAAGAGCAAACCCAAAGGATATATTAGTGAAAATGGAGGGATAA
- a CDS encoding chitinase produces MTKTDLRKLAAAGLCICILTGCGSNSDVKPETSKPAVSSGANAENTKDSSETGTNDLLDFAQMLGTVLEFTDSGCSVSQAKEYDGGAGLIEDAAGAENKDNGVSVTYNSGCEFVIATVNAQYGVTNVTAGSISDVKKQSKVYLYGEFADTLHFNASKVVIAHWE; encoded by the coding sequence ATGACAAAAACGGACTTGAGGAAATTAGCAGCAGCTGGATTGTGTATCTGTATATTAACGGGATGTGGTTCAAATTCAGATGTAAAACCAGAAACATCTAAGCCAGCCGTGAGTTCCGGCGCCAACGCTGAGAATACAAAGGATTCGTCCGAAACTGGAACAAATGATTTGCTGGATTTTGCACAGATGTTGGGAACTGTTTTGGAATTTACAGACAGCGGCTGTTCTGTGAGCCAGGCAAAGGAGTACGACGGCGGAGCTGGACTTATAGAGGACGCAGCGGGAGCAGAAAATAAAGACAATGGGGTGTCTGTAACATATAACTCCGGTTGTGAATTTGTCATAGCAACAGTAAATGCACAGTATGGAGTTACTAATGTAACAGCCGGTTCCATATCCGATGTGAAAAAGCAGTCAAAAGTATATCTCTATGGGGAGTTTGCAGATACACTTCATTTTAATGCATCAAAAGTTGTAATCGCTCATTGGGAATAG
- a CDS encoding response regulator transcription factor, whose translation MKILLLEDDLELCKNIKISLEKENHAVDCCKDGETAMLYALNTDFAYDIAIVDRMLPIIDGLTIIKSMRKKGISIPIIIITAMSTLDNRVEGLDGGADDYLVKPFHIEELQARIRALTRRPAHMQLSPKLQYGDLTFDKDSRTLSTSAHSLLLTSKESELTFVFMQNPETLFSREQLILKIWGSSSEIETGNVDNYISFLRKRFKELRSSCKITTVYGAGYKLEKDDAK comes from the coding sequence ATGAAAATACTTCTTCTGGAGGATGATTTAGAGCTGTGTAAAAATATAAAAATTTCACTGGAAAAAGAAAATCATGCTGTCGATTGTTGTAAGGACGGAGAAACTGCCATGCTGTATGCTTTAAATACAGACTTTGCTTATGATATTGCGATTGTAGACCGTATGCTGCCCATCATCGACGGCTTAACCATTATCAAGTCCATGAGGAAAAAAGGAATATCGATTCCTATCATTATCATTACGGCCATGAGTACCCTCGATAACCGGGTTGAAGGATTAGACGGCGGTGCCGATGATTACTTGGTAAAACCATTTCATATAGAGGAACTACAGGCACGGATCCGGGCATTAACAAGGCGGCCTGCCCATATGCAGTTGTCCCCCAAATTACAATATGGTGATTTAACCTTTGATAAGGACAGCCGAACATTATCCACATCAGCCCATTCTCTTTTACTGACCTCGAAGGAAAGCGAACTGACATTTGTATTTATGCAGAACCCGGAAACACTTTTCTCCCGCGAACAGCTTATACTAAAAATCTGGGGCAGCTCTTCCGAAATAGAAACTGGCAATGTAGATAATTACATTTCTTTTCTGCGAAAACGCTTCAAAGAGTTAAGAAGTTCATGTAAAATAACAACGGTCTATGGCGCCGGATATAAATTGGAGAAAGACGATGCTAAATAA
- a CDS encoding sensor histidine kinase, which yields MLNNLYRKLHILFTGSVMLIITFVLLIVIVNTVYTERINESTFFQRMSTLLIYQIERDSSTVDTSLKNYEDSYHIFSLLTDMDGETIYQSNFSLPSSADLLFMKVQKQMAQNTLFPSDTGTTSQSGIFELKGAGKDTYLGIPATIVTSNDTTYEALFLYQIDSLNTILQRVLPLYLLIWFFAFIVVLFFARFLIKKVLVPTERIWKSQKEFVATASHELKSPLAVMISHTDLLLADYSLNEHSRQSVWAIDIECMRLSRLVKDMLLLASSDAKSWTLYPSEINIDTLLITLYETYETTCLKNKIDLKLNLSDESYPAMFTDKDRLFQILCIFMDNAIQHAKNNALIEILLTYNGRSIAFSVADHGQGISDTDKHYIFDRFYSGDKSHTNKSNFGLGLSIAKELAQMLGGGISVKDTPGGGATFTVKFDKKNTCKEPSCLF from the coding sequence ATGCTAAATAACTTATACCGCAAACTTCATATTTTATTTACGGGTTCTGTTATGTTGATTATTACCTTTGTACTTTTAATTGTGATTGTAAATACTGTCTATACAGAGAGGATAAATGAAAGTACATTTTTTCAACGTATGTCAACCTTACTGATTTATCAAATAGAAAGAGATTCCTCTACTGTGGATACATCCCTTAAAAACTATGAAGACAGCTATCATATTTTTTCATTGCTCACTGATATGGACGGGGAAACTATTTATCAGAGTAATTTTTCATTGCCATCTTCTGCAGATCTACTGTTCATGAAGGTACAAAAACAAATGGCTCAAAACACATTGTTCCCCTCAGATACAGGAACCACCTCACAAAGTGGAATCTTTGAATTAAAGGGAGCCGGGAAAGATACTTATTTAGGAATACCTGCTACAATTGTCACTTCCAACGATACAACATATGAGGCACTGTTCCTTTATCAAATCGACAGCTTAAACACTATTTTACAAAGGGTATTACCTCTATATCTCCTTATATGGTTTTTTGCATTTATTGTGGTTCTTTTTTTTGCCCGCTTCTTAATTAAAAAAGTATTGGTTCCAACAGAACGGATATGGAAAAGTCAAAAGGAGTTTGTCGCAACGGCCTCCCATGAATTAAAATCCCCTCTTGCTGTAATGATTTCACATACGGATCTTCTCTTGGCAGATTATTCCTTAAACGAACACTCAAGACAATCTGTTTGGGCAATCGATATTGAATGTATGCGGTTATCCCGTCTGGTCAAGGATATGCTGCTTCTTGCTTCTTCTGATGCAAAATCATGGACATTATATCCATCTGAAATAAATATAGACACCTTGCTTATCACTTTGTATGAAACATACGAAACCACATGTTTAAAAAATAAAATTGATCTCAAGCTGAATTTATCAGATGAAAGTTATCCCGCCATGTTCACTGACAAAGACCGGTTATTTCAAATTTTATGCATATTTATGGATAATGCCATTCAACATGCGAAGAACAACGCTTTGATAGAGATACTCCTTACGTATAACGGAAGGAGCATTGCATTTTCTGTTGCAGATCACGGCCAGGGTATTTCTGATACGGATAAACATTACATTTTTGACCGCTTTTACAGCGGCGACAAATCCCATACAAATAAATCTAATTTTGGATTAGGATTAAGCATTGCTAAAGAATTAGCACAGATGTTAGGAGGCGGCATAAGCGTCAAAGATACTCCCGGCGGGGGAGCCACTTTTACAGTCAAATTTGATAAAAAGAATACATGCAAGGAGCCTTCGTGTCTATTCTAA
- a CDS encoding PTS transporter subunit EIIC — MKVHMHTLFSGNFRKPVNKRRNSRRSAEYHLPGRHSWGKTPGHLKYFFGEGKAAQAIRKGLIFMTPLVILSSMALVLLNFPVSTYQNWLYSIHARPYLSVLNLIYDATIDYFSLILSFAVAWCYAEQLQIKNGKSFVSFGATASFLILINAPYGDFNTLYLSTAGISSSLLASLITTRLFYQLSSFRFFRSRDEDMDSFLGKMTASILPLACILIAFAVATYVIEASTGTCLQELIEDFFTFIFTKIQFHRLFTGIYYVLTLHLLWFFGIQGSHIYYEINEVFLANYLRNNIMDAAMGNQPAEIINTVFINSVSDIGGAGSTLALVLAILLVSRNKNTRRVAKFGLLPSFMNVNEIILFGLPIVFNPVFFIPFLIAPFVNLCIGYLATSIGLIPVVIQDINWTTPPVLSGFLATGSLRGAVLQVLLLAIDVGIYIPFVRKMDKKTLPIPDLYEDNFEKIKTMEEKDIENRRLIYSLTNVFSDVYELDIESEMLRVIRSSRKDPLFSGGQEIRFQAFWKYFIQKMPADKRMEQENMLELGHLSAYILEAKIMEREFQLMEDDGQHWFRMQVILSYARRNRPPIVTITIMNIDDLKLLQAEQNMALLAAYESARRANQAKSDFLSNMSHDIRTPMNAVIGMSTIARRYIHDPERLLDCLDKIDSSSAHLLNLINSVLDMSKIESGKLTLAEQSFPLDGMLGDIIVIIQPQAQKKQINFIFGFENIEGITVIGDSLRIRQVLLNILGNAVKFTPEKGTITFTGVRRPSSYEGYSTFEFICSDTGIGMSSEFIDKLFKPFERASDSAVNKIEGSGLGMSITKSIIEMMNGEIYVESEKNQGSKFTVILHLKEAARQAVPKEPVLSPASGGDLEGRRVLLVEDNDLNREIACEFLKPCKVEIETAVNGREAVELMSSSHPGYYNLIFMDIQMPKMNGYEAAAAIRKMDRPDCNIPIVAMTANAFSDDIRNAMEAGMNEHVSKPVSADRLTEVLKKWLPADKE; from the coding sequence ATGAAAGTACATATGCATACATTATTTAGCGGTAATTTCCGGAAGCCTGTGAACAAAAGGCGCAATAGCAGGAGGTCCGCTGAATATCATTTGCCAGGCAGGCATAGCTGGGGAAAAACCCCCGGGCATCTGAAATATTTTTTTGGGGAGGGAAAAGCCGCCCAAGCCATACGTAAAGGCCTGATTTTTATGACACCTCTTGTTATTCTGTCTTCTATGGCCCTTGTCCTCCTTAACTTTCCTGTCAGTACCTACCAGAACTGGCTGTATAGTATACATGCCAGGCCTTATTTATCGGTCCTGAATCTGATTTATGACGCAACGATTGATTATTTTTCCCTAATCCTTTCATTTGCAGTGGCATGGTGCTATGCTGAGCAGCTGCAGATCAAAAATGGGAAAAGCTTTGTATCTTTTGGCGCAACTGCCAGTTTCCTCATACTGATCAATGCGCCCTATGGGGATTTTAATACATTATATTTAAGTACAGCCGGCATTAGTTCATCGCTGCTTGCTTCCCTGATTACAACAAGGCTCTTTTACCAGCTTAGCAGCTTTCGGTTTTTCAGGAGCAGGGATGAAGACATGGATTCTTTTCTCGGTAAAATGACCGCCTCCATATTGCCGCTGGCCTGTATCCTGATTGCGTTTGCCGTGGCCACATATGTGATTGAGGCGTCCACAGGTACTTGCTTACAGGAGCTGATTGAAGATTTTTTTACGTTTATTTTTACAAAAATACAATTTCACCGCCTGTTCACAGGGATTTACTATGTTTTGACTTTGCATTTGCTCTGGTTTTTTGGGATTCAGGGTTCACATATTTATTACGAAATTAATGAGGTCTTTCTGGCAAATTATCTGCGCAATAATATTATGGATGCGGCTATGGGGAACCAGCCAGCGGAAATTATTAACACAGTATTCATAAACAGTGTATCCGACATAGGGGGCGCAGGTTCTACCCTGGCTTTAGTACTGGCGATTTTGTTAGTAAGCAGGAATAAAAATACAAGAAGAGTTGCAAAATTTGGTTTGCTCCCTTCCTTTATGAATGTAAATGAAATTATTTTGTTCGGCCTCCCTATTGTGTTTAACCCAGTATTTTTTATCCCTTTCTTAATTGCGCCATTTGTGAATCTGTGTATCGGATATCTTGCCACATCCATTGGACTGATCCCTGTGGTGATCCAGGACATTAACTGGACAACTCCTCCTGTTCTCAGTGGTTTCCTTGCTACTGGGTCTTTGCGCGGCGCAGTCCTGCAAGTTTTGCTGCTGGCAATTGATGTGGGGATTTATATCCCCTTTGTACGCAAAATGGATAAAAAGACACTGCCGATCCCAGATCTCTACGAAGATAACTTTGAGAAAATCAAGACAATGGAGGAAAAAGATATTGAGAACAGACGGCTGATATATTCTCTTACAAACGTTTTCTCAGATGTCTATGAGCTGGATATAGAATCTGAAATGCTGCGGGTTATACGGTCCTCCAGAAAGGATCCTCTTTTTAGCGGTGGGCAGGAAATACGTTTTCAGGCATTTTGGAAGTATTTTATACAAAAAATGCCTGCCGATAAGCGTATGGAACAAGAGAATATGTTGGAGTTAGGGCACCTTTCCGCGTACATCCTGGAGGCAAAAATCATGGAGCGTGAATTCCAGCTGATGGAGGACGACGGCCAGCACTGGTTCAGAATGCAGGTTATTTTATCATATGCCCGGAGGAACAGGCCGCCCATAGTTACAATAACCATCATGAATATAGATGATTTGAAGCTTTTGCAGGCAGAACAGAATATGGCCTTGCTGGCCGCATATGAATCAGCGCGCCGGGCCAACCAGGCAAAATCGGATTTTCTTTCTAATATGTCCCATGATATACGTACGCCTATGAACGCTGTCATTGGCATGAGTACAATTGCCAGGCGCTACATCCATGATCCGGAAAGGCTTTTGGACTGTCTTGATAAGATTGATTCTTCTTCCGCCCATCTTTTAAACCTGATTAATTCTGTCCTTGACATGAGCAAAATAGAGAGCGGAAAGCTGACCCTGGCAGAACAATCGTTCCCGCTGGATGGCATGTTGGGGGATATTATAGTGATTATCCAGCCACAGGCCCAAAAAAAGCAAATTAACTTTATCTTTGGATTTGAAAATATAGAGGGGATTACAGTAATTGGGGATTCCCTGAGGATACGTCAGGTTTTGCTCAATATTTTAGGCAATGCGGTTAAATTTACACCTGAAAAGGGGACAATTACTTTTACGGGGGTTCGCCGCCCTTCCTCCTATGAGGGGTACAGCACATTTGAATTTATCTGTTCTGATACAGGGATTGGCATGAGCAGTGAATTCATTGATAAATTGTTTAAGCCGTTTGAGCGGGCATCGGATTCTGCTGTAAATAAGATTGAGGGCAGCGGCCTGGGAATGTCCATAACCAAAAGTATTATTGAAATGATGAACGGTGAAATTTATGTGGAGAGCGAGAAGAACCAGGGAAGTAAATTTACAGTTATCCTTCATTTAAAAGAAGCTGCCAGACAAGCTGTACCAAAAGAGCCTGTACTAAGTCCTGCTTCAGGGGGAGACCTGGAGGGAAGGCGGGTACTGCTTGTAGAGGATAACGACCTAAACAGGGAGATAGCCTGTGAATTTCTAAAGCCTTGTAAAGTGGAGATAGAGACTGCCGTAAATGGAAGGGAGGCTGTTGAGCTTATGAGTTCTTCTCACCCAGGCTATTATAATCTTATATTTATGGACATTCAGATGCCCAAGATGAATGGCTATGAAGCCGCTGCAGCAATACGGAAAATGGACAGGCCGGATTGTAACATTCCCATTGTCGCCATGACGGCAAATGCCTTTTCTGATGATATCCGAAATGCCATGGAAGCGGGGATGAACGAACATGTATCTAAGCCTGTCTCGGCAGACAGACTCACGGAGGTGCTTAAAAAGTGGCTGCCTGCGGATAAAGAGTAG